The following proteins are co-located in the Syngnathus scovelli strain Florida chromosome 21, RoL_Ssco_1.2, whole genome shotgun sequence genome:
- the usp42 gene encoding ubiquitin carboxyl-terminal hydrolase 42 isoform X1: MTIVDRSSENSDHESVGCKRSPFTSGDGMDSSCSSSWAVGPTLPTDSPRLKVPGGCLGPTPGAVVYNSTPPSVDRPKEHVLCSGDGIDMPQKVLFSPERLSLKWNQVHRIGAGLQNMGNTCFLNSALQCLTYTPPFANYMLSREHSKTCHEPGFCMMCTMQNHIIQVFANSGNVFKPLGVLNELKRIAKHFRYGSQEDAHEFIRYTVDAMQKSCLPGTKLDRQTQATTFIHQVFGGYLRSRVKCLNCKAVSDTFDPFLDITLEIKMAPSVSKALEQFVKPEQLDGENAYKCSKCKKMVTASKRFTIHRSSNVLTLSLKRFANFSGGKITKDVKYPEYLDLRPFMSQSQGEPQLYGLFAVLVHSGFSCHAGHYFCYIKASNGQWFQMNDSSVTVSDIRSVLNQQAYVLFYIKSSDGKKEGDYGHMTHNSVAPGQSSPRPVVIPRINTTAHHNNNGGFIGPQLPPHMNKNSLHMNGNGSLRECPKPSTSSSIAGKPNHGAASSSSTSHLASQPSAIPEHEKRLKLSFCIGQGKPNRPAASSSSSSSASSSTATSSSSSLPSSSQSTSEARFIPRQVNHVNGTPSSNGEHQAGGNGSSFLVPYGQELSEESDQENGGSLDNGCSVESHMNGNKRTREDFANGDSGVHHNGNGVNGISHSVSKNIQNGHHHGLQKVNGHNSVEKISVSSEGSLSSEGSSTVNGVDTDYSQPSKESSSSQASSVPRVQPAASESQKLSPDVRATRVADPPPEQTACETSSASTSKNHSSASSESASISPPATSPNSSHSTSGTCAALPKSPDEVTNAPLTNGSSAAASKGRAEGRDHLRASPPSRSYERQSSRERGRDRPYSSDWSRDRERNYNRSQEWDATHYRRDNRDHHYNHHRSYRDYYYRDWESERRWDRTPYHPRERDHDRCSHHYHFYHHHHRSREDRDYQRRGYGNSYRHKSHGQWRRDQDNWEVRGMRDDGRERDHHHLYRGTPPNRSPYRHAHPGSEDQNPRRSGRSVSSEERHSKKHKKSKKKKSKDKERHRESGSSDSDRGYEVKKKKKRRHQSEQRSPDGGHKGRSSEERECRKRRHSKDAKQDEDSCSPNKRRRLDYDHNGTSPAGPAHGPFHSHLNGYAGNGYSQTNVVSH; the protein is encoded by the exons ATGACCATTGTTGACAGATCCTCCGAAAATTCTGACCACGAGTCAGTCGGTTGCAAGAGATCCCCCTTCACCAGTGGagacgggatggacagcagctgTTCCAGCAGCTGGGCAGTGGGTCCCACCCTGCCCACTGACTCACCGCGGCTGAAGGTTCCGGGGGGCTGCTTGGGCCCGACGCCTGGCGCCGTTGTCTACAATAGCACGCCTCCCTCCGTGGACCGGCCCAAGGAGCATG TGTTGTGCAGCGGCGATGGCATTGACATGCCGCAGAAGGTCCTCTTCTCTCCCGAGCGTCTTAGCCTAAAATGGAACCAGGTTCATCGCATAGGCGCCGGCCTGCAGAACATGGGCAACACTTGTTTCCTCAACTCGGCCCTCCAGTGTCTCACCTACACGCCGCCATTTGCCAACTACATGCTGTCACGGGAACACTCGAAAACAt GTCACGAGCCAGGCTTCTGTATGATGTGCACCATGCAAAACCACATCATTCAAGTTTTTGCCAACTCTGGGAACGTTTTTAAGCCACTTGGTGTGCTGAACGAGCTCAAAA GAATCGCGAAGCACTTCCGCTATGGAAGCCAGGAGGATGCCCATGAATTTATTAGGTACACGGTGGATGCTATGCAAAAGTCCTGCTTGCCTGGAACCAA ATTGGACAGGCAAACGCAGGCGACCACTTTTATTCATCAGGTATTTGGTGGTTACCTAAGGTCCAGAG TTAAATGTTTAAACTGCAAAGCAGTCTCTGATACATTTGACCCTTTTCTGGACATCACTCTAGAAATCAAA ATGGCACCCAGTGTTTCGAAGGCTCTTGAGCAGTTTGTCAAGCCAGAGCAGCTGGATGGCGAGAATGCCTACAAGTGCTCCAA GTGCAAAAAAATGGTCACAGCCTCAAAGAGATTCACGATCCATCGCAGCTCCAATGTCCTCACCCTGTCGCTGAAACGCTTCGCCAACTTCAGTGGAGGAAAAATCACAAAA GATGTGAAATATCCCGAGTACCTGGACCTGCGGCCCTTCATGTCGCAGTCGCAAGGAGAGCCACAACTCTACGGGCTGTTTGCAGTTCTGGTCCATTCTGGATTCAGCTGCCACGCTGGACACTACTTCTGCTATATTAAG GCAAGCAATGGTCAGTGGTTTCAGATGAACGATTCGTCTGTGACTGTAAGCGACATTAGGTCTGTTCTTAACCAGCAGGCTTATGTCCTCTTCTACATCAA GTccagtgacggaaagaaagaagGGGACTATGGTCACATGACCCATAACTCAGTTGCACCCGGCCAGTCATCACCTCGACCCGTAGTGATTCCCCGCATCAACACCACCGCCCATCACAACAACAATGGCGGCTTCATCGGACCACAGCTGCCCCCGCACATGAACAAG AATTCTCTCCACATGAATGGGAACGGGTCTTTGAGGGAGTGTCCCAagcccagcaccagcagcagcattgCTGGAAAACCCAACCACGGCGCGGCCTCCTCTTCTTCCACGTCGCACTTGGCCAGCCAGCCTTCAGCGATCCCAGAGCACGAGAAGCGCCTGAAACTGTCCTTCTGCATCGGCCAAGGCAAACCGAATCGTCCGGcggcgtcctcctcctcctcgtcatcgGCCAGCAGCTCCACCGCCACCTCGTCCTCGAGCTCTTTACCCTCCTCCTCCCAGTCTACCTCAGAGGCTCGCTTCATCCCACGTCAGGTGAACCACGTCAACGGCACGCCGAGCAGTAACGGGGAGCACCAGGCCGGCGGGAACGGCTCGTCCTTCTTGGTGCCGTACGGCCAAGAATTGTCGGAAGAGTCGGATCAAGAGAACGGCGGGTCCCTGGATAATGGCTGCTCAGTGGAGAGTCACATGAATGGTAACAAAAGAACAAGGGAGGACTTTGCCAATGGCGACTCTGGCGTGCACCACAATGGAAACGGTGTAAATGGAATTTCTCACAGCGTATCTAAAAACATACAAAACGGACACCATCATGGACTTCAAAAAGTCAATGGTCATAATAGTGTTGAAAAG ATCTCGGTCAGTAGTGAGGGAAGTTTGTCATCAGAGGGAAGTTCGACTGTGAATGGAGTAGACACTGATTACTCTCAACCAAG CAAAGAGTCGTCGTCATCCCAGGCTAGTTCTGTTCCGAGGGTCCAACCCGCCGCCAGCGAAAGCCAGAAACTCTCCCCCGACGTAAGGGCGACACGAGTGGCCGATCCCCCGCCTGAGCAAACGGCCTGCGAAACCTCCTCCGCTTCCACCAGCAAAAATCATTCCTCGGCATCTAGCGAGTCCGCGTCCATCAGTCCCCCAGCCACCTCGCCCAACTCCTCCCACAGCACCAGCGGCACGTGTGCGGCTCTACCGAAGAGTCCCGATGAAGTCACGAATGCCCCACTGACCAACGGCTCATCGGCGGCGGCCTCCAAAGGCCGTGCAGAGGGGAGAGATCATCTCCGGGCCAGTCCGCCTTCCAGAAGCTACGAAAGACAGTCATCGCGGGAAAGGGGTCGGGACCGGCCGTACTCATCTGACTGGAGCAGGGACAGAGAGCGAAACTACAACAGGAGTCAGGAATGGGACGCAACTCACTATAGACGGGACAACAGAGACCACCATTACAACCACCACCGCTCATACAGGGACTATTACTACCGGGACTGGGAGAGCGAACGTCGCTGGGACAGGACTCCCTACCACCCTAGGGAGCGGGACCACGACCGCTGCTCGCACCACTACCACTtttatcaccaccaccaccgatcCAGGGAAGACCGCGATTACCAGCGCAGGGGTTACGGCAACTCGTACCGCCACAAATCTCACGGCCAATGGAGGCGGGATCAGGACAACTGGGAAGTTCGCGGGATGAGGGACGATGGCAGGGAAAGGGACCACCACCACCTCTATCGGGGGACACCGCCCAACAGGTCGCCGTATCGGCACGCTCATCCGGGGTCGGAGGACCAGAATCCTCGGCGGAGTGGTCGCTCTGTGAGCTCTGAGGAGCGGCAtagcaaaaaacacaaaaagagcAAGAAGAAGAAATCAAAGGATAAAGAACGACACCGTGAGAGTGG GAGCTCCGACTCAGACCGAGGctatgaagtaaaaaaaaagaaaaagaggcggCACCAGAGCGAGCAACGCAGCCCAGACGGTGGCCACAAGGGCCGCAGCAGCGAAGAACGCGAGTGTCGCAAACGCCGTCACTCCAAGGATGCCAAGCAAGACGAGGACAGCTGCTCACCGAACAAACGCCGCCGCCTCGACTACGACCACAACGGCACCTCCCCCGCCGGACCTGCACACGGGCCATTTCACAGTCACCTTAATGGATACGCAG GAAACGGTTACAGCCAAACCAACGTTGTATCCCACTGA
- the eif2ak1 gene encoding eukaryotic translation initiation factor 2-alpha kinase 1 isoform X2, which produces MDQKEKNIVEILAKIIEEASDTDSHHEVLLAGRRDSSVQEFASAIPNHLLMGSLLELLCFVYESNPARSRTLFKVIGQRLASMNLLSPLAISDEFSTVRLQHSRAFTELLNAVSSSPYSLEQQSLNINAHNPALRQKERLFQAQTSRYLSEFEEIGRIGKGSYGNVYKVLNKLDGQCYAVKKILIKKVSKEDCMKVLREVKVLSSLQHVNIVGYHTAWMEHVQSTTYAENRLPELASATKDDISDEDLDSSSSSYSVVFQSRSQPQVNGSSNAAVLPSDVPPSNPLALTQEKGQEVCPSMMPRIPENYVPCVFLGQRGPIKTSKCPAVGWDTSGLLEAESSNSGIEVNNKSSCVEKKCEQYSENKQMAKPAKEVHLHLMLYIQMQLCERSLKDWMTERNSKPKEEQISRCPYGCVNAENTFSLLRKILEGVEYIHSSGIIHRDLKPRNIFLNGHECHVRIGDFGLACSGLILNSHESVISPIDDSPHTTGVGTFVYASPEQLRSSHYDSKSDMYSIGVLALELFQPFGTEMERVRTLGDLREGKIPESFSNRWPVLANYISKLTSIEPGTRPTASQLLQSELFCSKDVVICGLKKKVAAQEEEILLLRKQIQRLQSSHSTFQNCQSWEDT; this is translated from the exons ATggaccaaaaagaaaaaaacattgttgAAATACTAGCAAAAATAATCGAAGAAG CTTCCGACACCGACAGTCACCATGAAGTTCTCCTGGCGGGTAGACGCGACTCGTCCGTCCAAGAGTTTGCCTCAGCTATCCCCAACCACCTCCTCATGGGCTCTCTGCTGGAGCTTCTGTGCTTTGTTTACGAAAGTAATCCAGCACGTTCGCGAACATTATTTAAAG tTATTGGCCAGCGGTTAGCTTCTATGAATCTTCTCTCACCTTTGGCCATAAGTGACGAGTTCAGCACAGTCAGACTCCAACACAGTCGGGCCTTCACCGAGCTGCTAAATGCTGTTAGCTCCTCACCGTACtcactg GAGCAGCAAAGCCTTAACATAAACGCACACAACCCTGCACTGAG ACAAAAGGAGAGACTCTTTCAAGCCCAGACGTCCCGTTATTTAAGCGAGTTTGAAGAAATTGGTAGAATTGGAAAAGGATCTTATGGGAATGTTTATAAG GTGCTAAACAAACTGGATGGGCAGTGCTATGCCGTGAAGAAGATTCTCATTAAAAAAGTCTCAAAGGAGGATTGCATGAAG GTTCTCAGGGAAGTGAAAGTGCTGTCCAGTTTGCAACATGTCAACATCGTCGGCTATCACACAGCGTGGATGGAGCACGTTCAATCCACGACGT ATGCAGAGAATCGCCTACCTGAACTGGCTTCAGCTACAAAAGACGACAT TTCTGACGAGGACCTTGACAGCAGTAGCTCAAGTTACTCTGTAGTTTTCCAAAGCCGAAGCCAGCCGCAGGTGAACGGTTCTTCAAATGCCGCTGTGCTGCCAAGCGATGTCCCACCTAGCAACCCGCTAGCGCTGACACAAGAGAAGGGTCAGGAGGTGTGTCCGAGTATGATGCCACGGATCCCCGAGAACTACGTACCCTGCGTCTTCCTGGGACAGAGAGGGCCCATTAAGACCTCGAAATGTCCTGCCGTTGGTTGGGACACGTCCGGACTGTTGGAGGCGGAGTCTAGCAATAGCGGGATTGAGGTCAACAACAAGTCCTCCTGTGTTGAAAAGAAGTGTGAGCAGTATAGCGAAAATAAACAGATGGCAAAACCCGCTAAGGAG GTCCACCTCCACCTGATGCTCTACATCCAAATGCAGCTGTGTGAACGTTCGCTCAAAGACTGGATGACTGAGAGGAATTCCAAGCCCAAAGAAGAGCAAATTTCAAGAT GTCCTTACGGATGCGTGAACGCTGAGAACACGTTCAGTCTGCTCAGAAAAATTCTGGAAGGGGTGGAATACATTCACTCGAGTGGAATAATTCACAGAGACCTCAAG ccaAGGAACATTTTCCTCAACGGTCATGAATGTCATGTTCGTATTGGCGACTTTGGTTTAGCTTGCAGTGGTCTAATACTAAATAGTCATGAAAGCGTCATTTCTCCCATTGATG ATTCCCCACATACGACAGGCGTGGGTACATTTGTCTACGCATCACCTGAGCAACTGCGGAGCTCCCATTATGATTCAAAG TCAGACATGTACAGCATCGGGGTGCTCGCTCTGGAGCTTTTTCAGCCCTTTGGTACAGAGATGGAGCGAGTCCGGACATTAGGGGACCTGCGAGAGGGGAAAATACCCGAGTCCTTCAGCAACAGATGGCCTGTCCTCGCCAATTACATCTCAAAGCTGACGAGTATTGAGCCCGGCACGCGACCCACGGCCAGCCAGCTTCTACAGAGTGAACTCTTCTGCAGTAAAGATGTG gtAATCTGTGGTTTGAAGAAAAAGGTTGCAGCACAAGAGGAAGAAATTCTTCTTTTGAGGAAACAAATACAGCGGCTACAAAGTTCACACAGCACTTTTCAAAATTGTCAGAGTTGGGAAGACACTTGA
- the eif2ak1 gene encoding eukaryotic translation initiation factor 2-alpha kinase 1 isoform X1, producing MYSLTSTSRHLRSEECSSSSNKILLPRSRLLKAVGNHDCSSLSSLATEEDDDVHFDTSDTDSHHEVLLAGRRDSSVQEFASAIPNHLLMGSLLELLCFVYESNPARSRTLFKVIGQRLASMNLLSPLAISDEFSTVRLQHSRAFTELLNAVSSSPYSLEQQSLNINAHNPALRQKERLFQAQTSRYLSEFEEIGRIGKGSYGNVYKVLNKLDGQCYAVKKILIKKVSKEDCMKVLREVKVLSSLQHVNIVGYHTAWMEHVQSTTYAENRLPELASATKDDISDEDLDSSSSSYSVVFQSRSQPQVNGSSNAAVLPSDVPPSNPLALTQEKGQEVCPSMMPRIPENYVPCVFLGQRGPIKTSKCPAVGWDTSGLLEAESSNSGIEVNNKSSCVEKKCEQYSENKQMAKPAKEVHLHLMLYIQMQLCERSLKDWMTERNSKPKEEQISRCPYGCVNAENTFSLLRKILEGVEYIHSSGIIHRDLKPRNIFLNGHECHVRIGDFGLACSGLILNSHESVISPIDDSPHTTGVGTFVYASPEQLRSSHYDSKSDMYSIGVLALELFQPFGTEMERVRTLGDLREGKIPESFSNRWPVLANYISKLTSIEPGTRPTASQLLQSELFCSKDVVICGLKKKVAAQEEEILLLRKQIQRLQSSHSTFQNCQSWEDT from the exons ATGTACAGTTTAACGTCCACTAGCAGGCACTTGCGATCGGAGGAATGTTCTAGTAGCAGTAATAAGATTCTTCTTCCCCGAAGCCGTCTGCTTAAAGCCGTTGGTAATCATGACTGCAGTAGTCTGTCAAGTCTTGCCACTGAAGAGGACGACGATGTACACTTTGACA CTTCCGACACCGACAGTCACCATGAAGTTCTCCTGGCGGGTAGACGCGACTCGTCCGTCCAAGAGTTTGCCTCAGCTATCCCCAACCACCTCCTCATGGGCTCTCTGCTGGAGCTTCTGTGCTTTGTTTACGAAAGTAATCCAGCACGTTCGCGAACATTATTTAAAG tTATTGGCCAGCGGTTAGCTTCTATGAATCTTCTCTCACCTTTGGCCATAAGTGACGAGTTCAGCACAGTCAGACTCCAACACAGTCGGGCCTTCACCGAGCTGCTAAATGCTGTTAGCTCCTCACCGTACtcactg GAGCAGCAAAGCCTTAACATAAACGCACACAACCCTGCACTGAG ACAAAAGGAGAGACTCTTTCAAGCCCAGACGTCCCGTTATTTAAGCGAGTTTGAAGAAATTGGTAGAATTGGAAAAGGATCTTATGGGAATGTTTATAAG GTGCTAAACAAACTGGATGGGCAGTGCTATGCCGTGAAGAAGATTCTCATTAAAAAAGTCTCAAAGGAGGATTGCATGAAG GTTCTCAGGGAAGTGAAAGTGCTGTCCAGTTTGCAACATGTCAACATCGTCGGCTATCACACAGCGTGGATGGAGCACGTTCAATCCACGACGT ATGCAGAGAATCGCCTACCTGAACTGGCTTCAGCTACAAAAGACGACAT TTCTGACGAGGACCTTGACAGCAGTAGCTCAAGTTACTCTGTAGTTTTCCAAAGCCGAAGCCAGCCGCAGGTGAACGGTTCTTCAAATGCCGCTGTGCTGCCAAGCGATGTCCCACCTAGCAACCCGCTAGCGCTGACACAAGAGAAGGGTCAGGAGGTGTGTCCGAGTATGATGCCACGGATCCCCGAGAACTACGTACCCTGCGTCTTCCTGGGACAGAGAGGGCCCATTAAGACCTCGAAATGTCCTGCCGTTGGTTGGGACACGTCCGGACTGTTGGAGGCGGAGTCTAGCAATAGCGGGATTGAGGTCAACAACAAGTCCTCCTGTGTTGAAAAGAAGTGTGAGCAGTATAGCGAAAATAAACAGATGGCAAAACCCGCTAAGGAG GTCCACCTCCACCTGATGCTCTACATCCAAATGCAGCTGTGTGAACGTTCGCTCAAAGACTGGATGACTGAGAGGAATTCCAAGCCCAAAGAAGAGCAAATTTCAAGAT GTCCTTACGGATGCGTGAACGCTGAGAACACGTTCAGTCTGCTCAGAAAAATTCTGGAAGGGGTGGAATACATTCACTCGAGTGGAATAATTCACAGAGACCTCAAG ccaAGGAACATTTTCCTCAACGGTCATGAATGTCATGTTCGTATTGGCGACTTTGGTTTAGCTTGCAGTGGTCTAATACTAAATAGTCATGAAAGCGTCATTTCTCCCATTGATG ATTCCCCACATACGACAGGCGTGGGTACATTTGTCTACGCATCACCTGAGCAACTGCGGAGCTCCCATTATGATTCAAAG TCAGACATGTACAGCATCGGGGTGCTCGCTCTGGAGCTTTTTCAGCCCTTTGGTACAGAGATGGAGCGAGTCCGGACATTAGGGGACCTGCGAGAGGGGAAAATACCCGAGTCCTTCAGCAACAGATGGCCTGTCCTCGCCAATTACATCTCAAAGCTGACGAGTATTGAGCCCGGCACGCGACCCACGGCCAGCCAGCTTCTACAGAGTGAACTCTTCTGCAGTAAAGATGTG gtAATCTGTGGTTTGAAGAAAAAGGTTGCAGCACAAGAGGAAGAAATTCTTCTTTTGAGGAAACAAATACAGCGGCTACAAAGTTCACACAGCACTTTTCAAAATTGTCAGAGTTGGGAAGACACTTGA
- the usp42 gene encoding ubiquitin carboxyl-terminal hydrolase 42 isoform X2: MDSSCSSSWAVGPTLPTDSPRLKVPGGCLGPTPGAVVYNSTPPSVDRPKEHVLCSGDGIDMPQKVLFSPERLSLKWNQVHRIGAGLQNMGNTCFLNSALQCLTYTPPFANYMLSREHSKTCHEPGFCMMCTMQNHIIQVFANSGNVFKPLGVLNELKRIAKHFRYGSQEDAHEFIRYTVDAMQKSCLPGTKLDRQTQATTFIHQVFGGYLRSRVKCLNCKAVSDTFDPFLDITLEIKMAPSVSKALEQFVKPEQLDGENAYKCSKCKKMVTASKRFTIHRSSNVLTLSLKRFANFSGGKITKDVKYPEYLDLRPFMSQSQGEPQLYGLFAVLVHSGFSCHAGHYFCYIKASNGQWFQMNDSSVTVSDIRSVLNQQAYVLFYIKSSDGKKEGDYGHMTHNSVAPGQSSPRPVVIPRINTTAHHNNNGGFIGPQLPPHMNKNSLHMNGNGSLRECPKPSTSSSIAGKPNHGAASSSSTSHLASQPSAIPEHEKRLKLSFCIGQGKPNRPAASSSSSSSASSSTATSSSSSLPSSSQSTSEARFIPRQVNHVNGTPSSNGEHQAGGNGSSFLVPYGQELSEESDQENGGSLDNGCSVESHMNGNKRTREDFANGDSGVHHNGNGVNGISHSVSKNIQNGHHHGLQKVNGHNSVEKISVSSEGSLSSEGSSTVNGVDTDYSQPSKESSSSQASSVPRVQPAASESQKLSPDVRATRVADPPPEQTACETSSASTSKNHSSASSESASISPPATSPNSSHSTSGTCAALPKSPDEVTNAPLTNGSSAAASKGRAEGRDHLRASPPSRSYERQSSRERGRDRPYSSDWSRDRERNYNRSQEWDATHYRRDNRDHHYNHHRSYRDYYYRDWESERRWDRTPYHPRERDHDRCSHHYHFYHHHHRSREDRDYQRRGYGNSYRHKSHGQWRRDQDNWEVRGMRDDGRERDHHHLYRGTPPNRSPYRHAHPGSEDQNPRRSGRSVSSEERHSKKHKKSKKKKSKDKERHRESGSSDSDRGYEVKKKKKRRHQSEQRSPDGGHKGRSSEERECRKRRHSKDAKQDEDSCSPNKRRRLDYDHNGTSPAGPAHGPFHSHLNGYAGNGYSQTNVVSH, encoded by the exons atggacagcagctgTTCCAGCAGCTGGGCAGTGGGTCCCACCCTGCCCACTGACTCACCGCGGCTGAAGGTTCCGGGGGGCTGCTTGGGCCCGACGCCTGGCGCCGTTGTCTACAATAGCACGCCTCCCTCCGTGGACCGGCCCAAGGAGCATG TGTTGTGCAGCGGCGATGGCATTGACATGCCGCAGAAGGTCCTCTTCTCTCCCGAGCGTCTTAGCCTAAAATGGAACCAGGTTCATCGCATAGGCGCCGGCCTGCAGAACATGGGCAACACTTGTTTCCTCAACTCGGCCCTCCAGTGTCTCACCTACACGCCGCCATTTGCCAACTACATGCTGTCACGGGAACACTCGAAAACAt GTCACGAGCCAGGCTTCTGTATGATGTGCACCATGCAAAACCACATCATTCAAGTTTTTGCCAACTCTGGGAACGTTTTTAAGCCACTTGGTGTGCTGAACGAGCTCAAAA GAATCGCGAAGCACTTCCGCTATGGAAGCCAGGAGGATGCCCATGAATTTATTAGGTACACGGTGGATGCTATGCAAAAGTCCTGCTTGCCTGGAACCAA ATTGGACAGGCAAACGCAGGCGACCACTTTTATTCATCAGGTATTTGGTGGTTACCTAAGGTCCAGAG TTAAATGTTTAAACTGCAAAGCAGTCTCTGATACATTTGACCCTTTTCTGGACATCACTCTAGAAATCAAA ATGGCACCCAGTGTTTCGAAGGCTCTTGAGCAGTTTGTCAAGCCAGAGCAGCTGGATGGCGAGAATGCCTACAAGTGCTCCAA GTGCAAAAAAATGGTCACAGCCTCAAAGAGATTCACGATCCATCGCAGCTCCAATGTCCTCACCCTGTCGCTGAAACGCTTCGCCAACTTCAGTGGAGGAAAAATCACAAAA GATGTGAAATATCCCGAGTACCTGGACCTGCGGCCCTTCATGTCGCAGTCGCAAGGAGAGCCACAACTCTACGGGCTGTTTGCAGTTCTGGTCCATTCTGGATTCAGCTGCCACGCTGGACACTACTTCTGCTATATTAAG GCAAGCAATGGTCAGTGGTTTCAGATGAACGATTCGTCTGTGACTGTAAGCGACATTAGGTCTGTTCTTAACCAGCAGGCTTATGTCCTCTTCTACATCAA GTccagtgacggaaagaaagaagGGGACTATGGTCACATGACCCATAACTCAGTTGCACCCGGCCAGTCATCACCTCGACCCGTAGTGATTCCCCGCATCAACACCACCGCCCATCACAACAACAATGGCGGCTTCATCGGACCACAGCTGCCCCCGCACATGAACAAG AATTCTCTCCACATGAATGGGAACGGGTCTTTGAGGGAGTGTCCCAagcccagcaccagcagcagcattgCTGGAAAACCCAACCACGGCGCGGCCTCCTCTTCTTCCACGTCGCACTTGGCCAGCCAGCCTTCAGCGATCCCAGAGCACGAGAAGCGCCTGAAACTGTCCTTCTGCATCGGCCAAGGCAAACCGAATCGTCCGGcggcgtcctcctcctcctcgtcatcgGCCAGCAGCTCCACCGCCACCTCGTCCTCGAGCTCTTTACCCTCCTCCTCCCAGTCTACCTCAGAGGCTCGCTTCATCCCACGTCAGGTGAACCACGTCAACGGCACGCCGAGCAGTAACGGGGAGCACCAGGCCGGCGGGAACGGCTCGTCCTTCTTGGTGCCGTACGGCCAAGAATTGTCGGAAGAGTCGGATCAAGAGAACGGCGGGTCCCTGGATAATGGCTGCTCAGTGGAGAGTCACATGAATGGTAACAAAAGAACAAGGGAGGACTTTGCCAATGGCGACTCTGGCGTGCACCACAATGGAAACGGTGTAAATGGAATTTCTCACAGCGTATCTAAAAACATACAAAACGGACACCATCATGGACTTCAAAAAGTCAATGGTCATAATAGTGTTGAAAAG ATCTCGGTCAGTAGTGAGGGAAGTTTGTCATCAGAGGGAAGTTCGACTGTGAATGGAGTAGACACTGATTACTCTCAACCAAG CAAAGAGTCGTCGTCATCCCAGGCTAGTTCTGTTCCGAGGGTCCAACCCGCCGCCAGCGAAAGCCAGAAACTCTCCCCCGACGTAAGGGCGACACGAGTGGCCGATCCCCCGCCTGAGCAAACGGCCTGCGAAACCTCCTCCGCTTCCACCAGCAAAAATCATTCCTCGGCATCTAGCGAGTCCGCGTCCATCAGTCCCCCAGCCACCTCGCCCAACTCCTCCCACAGCACCAGCGGCACGTGTGCGGCTCTACCGAAGAGTCCCGATGAAGTCACGAATGCCCCACTGACCAACGGCTCATCGGCGGCGGCCTCCAAAGGCCGTGCAGAGGGGAGAGATCATCTCCGGGCCAGTCCGCCTTCCAGAAGCTACGAAAGACAGTCATCGCGGGAAAGGGGTCGGGACCGGCCGTACTCATCTGACTGGAGCAGGGACAGAGAGCGAAACTACAACAGGAGTCAGGAATGGGACGCAACTCACTATAGACGGGACAACAGAGACCACCATTACAACCACCACCGCTCATACAGGGACTATTACTACCGGGACTGGGAGAGCGAACGTCGCTGGGACAGGACTCCCTACCACCCTAGGGAGCGGGACCACGACCGCTGCTCGCACCACTACCACTtttatcaccaccaccaccgatcCAGGGAAGACCGCGATTACCAGCGCAGGGGTTACGGCAACTCGTACCGCCACAAATCTCACGGCCAATGGAGGCGGGATCAGGACAACTGGGAAGTTCGCGGGATGAGGGACGATGGCAGGGAAAGGGACCACCACCACCTCTATCGGGGGACACCGCCCAACAGGTCGCCGTATCGGCACGCTCATCCGGGGTCGGAGGACCAGAATCCTCGGCGGAGTGGTCGCTCTGTGAGCTCTGAGGAGCGGCAtagcaaaaaacacaaaaagagcAAGAAGAAGAAATCAAAGGATAAAGAACGACACCGTGAGAGTGG GAGCTCCGACTCAGACCGAGGctatgaagtaaaaaaaaagaaaaagaggcggCACCAGAGCGAGCAACGCAGCCCAGACGGTGGCCACAAGGGCCGCAGCAGCGAAGAACGCGAGTGTCGCAAACGCCGTCACTCCAAGGATGCCAAGCAAGACGAGGACAGCTGCTCACCGAACAAACGCCGCCGCCTCGACTACGACCACAACGGCACCTCCCCCGCCGGACCTGCACACGGGCCATTTCACAGTCACCTTAATGGATACGCAG GAAACGGTTACAGCCAAACCAACGTTGTATCCCACTGA